The segment TACCTGTAGGAGCCGGCTTGCCGGCGATGAGGCCGGCCCTGCAAAAGGCAGTGAAAGGGTTAGCCCCGAGCCATCAATCCCGCGGCAGCATCGACGAATGATGCTGGCTGATCAGCCAGCGCTGGCCATCGAAGCGGTAGGTAAAGGTGTAGCGCGCCGCCAGCCGCTGCCCGGTAGCGGCAAAGTCGAAGGTATACAGCCCGGCTGCGGTGGCCTCGTTGCAGCCGCTTTGCACCTCGTGGGTGTCGAGCTTGCTGCTGGGGCGGTCCAGCAGGAACTTGCGAAAGTAATCCAGGCGCGCTTCAGGGGTGAGCCGCGGCGTTGCAGAGACGGTCGGCAGCAACACCGCATCATCGCGGTACAGCGCCGCCACCTGGGCGGCGTCGCCGCTCTGCAGGCTGGCATTCCACTGGTCGAACAGCTTGAGCAGCTCGGCGGCGCCTGCGCTGCGGCATTGTGGGGTATTGGCCTGGGCGTGCAGGCTGGGCAGGCAAAGCAGGGCGAGGGTGCAAGCGAGGGTTACGCGGTTCATCGGCAGCGCCTATGGCATGACAGGCCCGGGGTGGGCCTGCGGCGCAGCTCACTGTAGGAACGGCGCCGCCGGTGGCGTATCGGAAAAACCGTCAGCGAATGAGCGCTTTTTCCCCGTTGCCGGCCTGTTGCAACAGGCTGTTCAGCAGGGCCACCTGTTGCAGCAGTTGGTCACGTTCGTCCTTCAACTGGCGCAGCTCGTCACGGCGGATGGTGACGTAGAGGGTCTGGGTGGGGGTTGCAGGCATCAGAGTACCCATGAGCACACCTCGCGTTTCTGGCTGGTGACAAGGGAAAGCGTAGTCGCTTCACGCGGCGCGCATTCTGAATTCTTTCCCTGCCCATGGGAACTTTTTTGTTTATCGTGGTCGTGCCGTTCGTCGGTGAACCCTTGGGCGGCAGGCTGGACTAACCTGAAACCTTCAACGCGTGTCATCCATTGCTAACGGGAGCGTCGGCACATGCAACTGGGAATCGTCGGGCTGGGCCGCATGGGCGGCAATATCGCAAGGCGCCTGATGCGCGCCGGCCATCGCAGCGTGGTGCATGACCGCAGCCGCGAGGCCATCACCATCCTGGAAGGCGAGGGCGCGCAAGGGGCCCACGACCTCGGCGCGCTGGTGCAAAAGCTCAAGGCGCCGCGCGCGGTGTGGGTGATGCTGCCGGCCGGCGAGCCCACCGAGCAGACCATCGCCCAGCTGGCCGAGCTGCTGGAGCCGGGCGATGCGATCATCGACGGCGGCAACACCTTCTACAAGGACGACATGCGCCGCGCCGCCGAGCTGGCCAGGCGCGGCCTGCACTACCTCGATGTGGGTACCTCCGGCGGCGTCTGGGGCCTGGAGCGTGGCTACTGCATGATGATCGGTGGCGAAAAGGACGTGTTCGAGCGCCTGGAGCCGCTGTTCAAGGCCCTGGCCCCCGGCGTTGGTGACATCCCCCGCACCCAGGGGCGCAGCGGCGAGCACCAGCGCGCCGAGCATGGCTATATTCACGCCGGGCCCCCAGGCGCCGGCCACTACGTGAAGATGGTGCACAACGGCATCGAGTACGGCCTGATGCAGGCCTACGCCGAAGGCTTCGACCTGCTGCGTAGCAAAGGCGGTGACGAGCTGCCAGAGGAGCAGCGTTTTGACCTGAACCTGCCGGAAATCGCCGAAGTATGGCGCCGTGGCAGCGTGGTGACCTCGTGGCTGCTGGACCTCACCGCCGATGCCCTGGTGGCCGACCCGCAGCTCAGCCAGTTCAGCGGCTC is part of the Pseudomonas fakonensis genome and harbors:
- the gnd gene encoding phosphogluconate dehydrogenase (NAD(+)-dependent, decarboxylating) translates to MQLGIVGLGRMGGNIARRLMRAGHRSVVHDRSREAITILEGEGAQGAHDLGALVQKLKAPRAVWVMLPAGEPTEQTIAQLAELLEPGDAIIDGGNTFYKDDMRRAAELARRGLHYLDVGTSGGVWGLERGYCMMIGGEKDVFERLEPLFKALAPGVGDIPRTQGRSGEHQRAEHGYIHAGPPGAGHYVKMVHNGIEYGLMQAYAEGFDLLRSKGGDELPEEQRFDLNLPEIAEVWRRGSVVTSWLLDLTADALVADPQLSQFSGSVSDSGEGRWTIDAAVEQAVPVPVLSSALFARFRSRQQQGTYGDKVLSAMRLGFGGHVEKKGQ
- a CDS encoding SgcJ/EcaC family oxidoreductase; translation: MNRVTLACTLALLCLPSLHAQANTPQCRSAGAAELLKLFDQWNASLQSGDAAQVAALYRDDAVLLPTVSATPRLTPEARLDYFRKFLLDRPSSKLDTHEVQSGCNEATAAGLYTFDFAATGQRLAARYTFTYRFDGQRWLISQHHSSMLPRD
- a CDS encoding DUF6026 family protein is translated as MGTLMPATPTQTLYVTIRRDELRQLKDERDQLLQQVALLNSLLQQAGNGEKALIR